The sequence below is a genomic window from Lepus europaeus isolate LE1 chromosome 20, mLepTim1.pri, whole genome shotgun sequence.
AAGCAAACCTTGTGTAGATAGAATTTTATAAGGTGAAGCATTCTGCAGTGTTGCCTTGCCTAAACCTCATCTAAATAATTTCTGGGAATACCCCTGGTGACCTCATGTAACTTTACCCTACAGGTAACGCTGATCAGCGCATTTGTTTTCCCGCAGCTACCTCCAAAACCGCTGAATATATTTTTTGCTGTATGCATCTCTTTGAGCAGTATTACTGCCTGCATACTTGTGAGTATTATTTACAATTTAAGTACAATGCGCTTTAGGACAGAGTCCCAGCACTGAACCCCAGTTGTCCCCCTTTGCCAAAGGATGTTCCAGGTCTTGATTATTGATTGATTGCACGCTACTTTTTGAAATCTGAGTTTTCATTCCATGTGTTCCCTTGCTGGCTTAACAGGCTTTAGGAAATGCCATTTATTGTTCCTAAGGGGAAGCCATCCTAGAACTCTAAAGTAACACATCTTAATTATCAATACCAAAATTTCCTGGGAAGCATAAAGCTGCTAGCTGTATTTGTCACAATAATGCTTGATTTTTACTACAAATAGACCCTTTAATGCAAAAAAAGATAGTAGTGGTGTAAAAGTGTTCGTGCATCCACTAGTTGACCATTACTTCATATCCCTtttgaaaataatcaaaacaacaaaCTCTTAAAAACAAGTGTTTTGACTCGCACTTTGAGTTAAAGTTATACTAGGAGGTATTTCCAAATGTGGTAATTCACTGATCCTACCACATCCCTCCAACCTGAAGAACTGGTCCATCCTATTCTGGGAGCCTTCCTATTCCCTTCTGTGTGATTAACACTGAGttagtttaaatatatatatactaggTTAATCCCTATTTTGTTCGCTTaatatcaattttaaaagttgtattcCCTTGCAATACATTTAAGAGGGTAGCTTCTTAGCCTACCATGAAACAGGTTGTCTGTATGGGTTTGAACAGAGTAAACTGGCAAAGTAGGAATGAGTATGATCCTGGGTGTGGAAATTCAGGTAGTACTGCTTGAATTACAAGGAATAAGAACTAAATTCTGGCTATGATTTAGGGaaataaatacagataaaaaGTTGGCCTAATAACTATTAActtaaaacttctatttaattcttcttttAGATCTACTGGTATCGACAAGGAGATTTAGAACCGAAATTTAGAAATCTAATTTACTATATCTTATTTTCTATCATCATGTTATGTATATGTGCAAACCTGTACTTCCATGATGTGGGAAGGTGAGGCTGCCAAGGAGAAATACCTACCAGGACTCTTCAAAACTGTGTATTAGGACAGTGAAAAATAGCTGGAGAAGGTATGCTGAAGAATCTCCTCTAAATCTGATACATGATTTTCATGTTAATTGTAAATCTAAATTCCCTATTGCAAGGGAGACATAGAGatcactttgctttttctttcagaaatgttGCACGTAAACATTCCAACCCTTAAAGCTTCGATAGCACAATTTTCACttctgaaattgattttttttttacatacaatGTAAATGCATGGCAAAAGGCTATGTAACAAACAATGCATTTTTAGgacaaatattcttttatttctgttaaacTGAATATACAATTATTGTTCCCTAGGCAACCAACTTTTGCTTAAACTACAATTTCACATTAACAAAACACAGATGGTGAAAAGACAACTTTGATTGTGAAGATCTAattacaataataaataaaataatttatacaaGGTTTTTGTGACTTTTCTATAGGGGTCATACTCATTAAAGCCCTAGAGGCTAATTTTGGCTTAACTTTTTTCTAGTGTAGGAATGACTTTtgatttgtttccttttgttaatAGAAgcaaattttgtgttttgaaacTGCCTGAGAGGGAGAAGTTACACCATACTCCCAACCAGTTAATGCACTAAATTAATTGTAAACTCTAGTGCCCACCCCCACCTATTTTCGGGGTAATTTAtatagcaaaataataataaacagtcATGGTATCAAGGACAGGCAACATTACTTCTCTCCCCCATTTAATTTAGTTTTACTTCAAAATGGTAAAATTACTTTTTGAACTAATAACAGTGGTTTCTTAGCAGGGGCTGGAAACTGCTTAGTTTCTGGTGGGTTTGTTAACTACTCTTAcccatatttgttttaaaagtaataaaaacttGTAGTGAATTTTCTTGACTCTTTAATGCTTTCCTCTATACCCTGCCTAAACCAGCTCCCACTGCCAGCAATGGGCTAATAACTGCCATATAATCACCTCCTAGGTTTCTGTATTTGATTGCTGGTCAAATATCAAGCTAATAGTAAGTTCCAGACCATGTTGATAATGCGTTCTTCAAAATATAACCAGGCTTACTTTGAAGCTGGATAGAGTGCCCTATTACTGCTTTTAAACCAGAGCAGTTAAGCTTTGGTGATAAACTTTTCTCAGGAGCTGAGTAAATGAAATTCCCTCTTAATAATCATGGGGAATCTGCAGTTAAGACTCACATACTCCAGCTTACACACTGTCATAAAACCAGACCTCAGATGGTACATTTAAAGGAGGTAAAAAGGTCACAGCAGCAACAGTGTGCATGGCTTAAAGCACTGTAGCTATTTAAAAGCCAGAGGAATGGTGTATGAAGCCTTGTGGGAGTTGCTCCTACTCCTTTAAAAATATGGTAATTGACAGTGTAGCTTCTTTGCTTCAACTATCTAAGAATTACCTAATGACAGTTTACCAAATCCTCAACATCCTTTGAGTCTTCTGAAACAGGACTGCCCAGAGATGATCCAATGATATTTGATTCTTCCTGATGATGATGCAGTATGGGATCTGTAATGAGTTAAATTTCCAGTTAGTCTTAGAGATAAATATTTGAATCCATGCCAGTATAGTATTCTATGAAGGTGTAGTGTTTAGTAAGAAGACTAATATATTGTTGGatcaaaaagaattataaaatgtcTGAttgcttgatttctttttaacataTCAGGCACATAGTTACAATTGTATTACAGTACCTGTTAGTGTTGTCAAAGGCAAGACACATTCTGTATCTATCGCATCAGATGCCTGGATAAAGCCATGTGGTGAAGGAACAATAAGTATTGTTTCATCATCAATTGTTGTTTGATCAACTTGTTCTATGGTGGGAGACTCTAAATCctaaacaatattaaaaaaaaaaaaagattctgactCATATTCCTCATTACTTTCCCTAAGATCTCAAGCACATCTGAGTTTGACAGGACTTATTCTCAAATATATcccatttaaaaattacaatataaACAATGGTTACTATCTTGAAAAAGTGGACAAAGTAACCGTAATAATCTCAAAGTAtaacaaatattaacaaaaagGATCTTATCAGAACCAATTCTTGTTACTTTGTTGTGGATGGTCGTCCCCTAAGCCAATCAAAGTCTGTTCTGATCACTCCAAGAGTAGGTTTCTGTAAACATTCCTCAATCTGCTGCAGGGTGGAGAGGGGCAAGGTGTTAGTGAGGAACATGACAGCATGGTACTAATCCCCTTGACTGTGACAAGACAATTTTGCCCACTTTTGTTAGCAACAGCACTACTGGTTCACTGATAATTTGTGATGTTGGAGGATAGGGATTTGTGCTTTGAgtctaaataaaaaaggaaggtatCACCAAATATCTGTCTTAAATATTTGCGAAGCTTTTTCTAGACTGCAGATTTGAGGCTCAAGGGATGCCTGCAACATGCTGTTCTTTCAGGTGCAAGGTAACTTACCTCAGTAACATACGCACTGGCTAAGTGAGAGGGCGATTCCTCCTCTTGTTTCAGGTCGGTGTCCAAGATCTCTTCTGTTCTGACCATAACACTGTTCATCAGTTCTGTGCTGTTTTGGTCACTGAATTTGGATACGTGACCATCATTAAATGATGGCTCCACAGTCATTTTAGGCTGATGGATTTCATCGGGGAAGGTGTCTGCTTCTAGTGCATCTGGAGGCTCAGGAAAATCAGATGACTGAATATCCCCATCCACTGTCAGTTCTGTTTGGGATATGGAAGAAGCTATGTCCTCGGTAGCAACAGTCTGAATGATGACTCTTGGCGTGTGACACT
It includes:
- the TMEM243 gene encoding transmembrane protein 243 isoform X1, coding for MEDFSARTYGTSGLDNRPLFGETSAKDRIIHLVVGSLTSLLILVTLISAFVFPQLPPKPLNIFFAVCISLSSITACILIYWYRQGDLEPKFRNLIYYILFSIIMLCICANLYFHDVGR
- the TMEM243 gene encoding transmembrane protein 243 isoform X2; its protein translation is MEDFSARTYGTSGLDNRPLFGETSAKDRIIHLVVGSLTSLLILLPPKPLNIFFAVCISLSSITACILIYWYRQGDLEPKFRNLIYYILFSIIMLCICANLYFHDVGR